GAAGGGTATTCCAGCAGAAGAGAACAATACTTTTGTTGAGCTTAATTTGAAAAATAGTGATTTTTCTCTCATGCAAAGAACAACAGACGCGATTACCCGTCGTTTCGGTGCGAATATCGCAGTACCTATTGATGGTCGCTCAATGACAGTTCGCACTCCAGAAAATCCAGTTCAACGTATGAATTTTTTGGCAGCACTACAAGAGCTTGACATTCCTTTAGTTGCTGACTCAGCTAAAGTTGTTTTGAATTCAAGAACGGGCTCCGTTGTCATGAATCAAGGTGTGCGCTTGGGTTCTTTCGCAGCGGCGCATGGCAACCTTTCCTTACGAGTTGAGGTTCGTGCTGATCAATCTCGTTTGCTGAAGCAGCCACCACCCTTTACTGGTGAGGCGACAACCTTTACCTCTGTTGATAATCTGAATATTGACCGCGGCTCTGAGAATGCATTGAAATTCTCTGGTCCAAGCGTATCTCTTGAAGAGGTGGTGAAGGCATTAAATATGTTGGGTGCTACGCCACAGGATTTAATCGCCATTCTTCAAGCAATGAAATCTGCTGGTGCACTCAAAGCGGATATTGAAGTCATCTAAATATGTCAACGATTAATTCTTCTTCACCATGGGAGCTGGGCGCATCAACTAATAAGTTGGCTACCCCCGTTAATGCTGCTAATTATCGTGAGAAGGTTGAGGAGGCTGCTCGTGGATTTGAGACGACCCTTGTGCGTCAAATGCTCCGTGAAATGCGTAATTCTAGTTTTGACCCTGATAAGCAAAAATCAATTAACACTGGCTACACCGATATGGTTGACGATCAGGTTGCTGCCATGATTACTAAGGGCGATGGTCTTGGATTTGCAAAAAAAATGACAGAGCAATTACTCAGACAGGCTGACATTGCTGCGCAAATAAAGGCTAAAAACTAAAGTTTTACTCTAAATGTCCGTATGTAACTATGTAGTTATAGGCAGGGCAGTATAGGCAGCACTGTAAGACAGAAGTAAAACTCAGTTAACAGGGATATCGTGGGCGTAAACAACATTTCAATCATTAATTCAGCTTATTCCGCTCTTGAAGTGGCATCCGCTGGCATGACTGTCACCTCCCAAAACGTTGCTGGCTCATCAATAGATGGCTTCACGCGCCGCCAATCCAATTCAATCATCAGCCACCGAGCTTTAAATTCCTGGGATTTTGGTAACACTGCATTTTCTGTAGAAGGCTTTACCCGCTATACAGACAGATTATTAGATGCTCAACTACGAGAGCAAAAGAGCAAATCGAGCTTTACAGCAAGCCTACTCCAAACTGTAAAAGGTTTGGATACTTCTATGATGGATCCATCTAGCTCAATTGCTGAGGCGATGTCCAGCTTCTTTAATGCCGCCGGTACATTAGCCTCGAATACGAGTAGTACTACCAATATTCAAGACTTTGCTGCAAAGGCGACCCAGGTAGCAACGCGCATCAGTACATTTACTGAAACTATTAATCTATTGGGCGAAAGCACCAGATTAAATCTCACGGCAATTTTGGATGAAGCTAATGCAATTGCGCCAGCGCTAGCACGAATTAACTTAGATATCCTGACTGGCTCTGTACCTGGGAACGCAACTCCAGCTGCAGATGTTTTAGATGAGCGCGATCGCCTATTAACTCGCTTACAAGATCTACTCGGCGGAAAAACGATCATCCACACTGACGGTACTGCCACCTTCCAAATTGGTGGCATGGCACTTGTGGATGGCCAGGTGGCCAACCATTTTGTGAATACCGACGTCAGTACCAGCGCGTTTAACGTGCAACTTCAGTCTGAAAACATAGATCCGCGCTATTCCGATGGACGTAAGGTAAATATTGGCTATCTCTCTACTGAAGGCGCATCCCTCACCACGGTTACTGGGAGTGCCTATCAATCGGCGGCAAAAACTGCTTTCACGGGCGGTCAGGCAGGAGCAGCTTTTACCATCCTGACGGATTTCATACCGAAAATTCAGCGTCAAGTGAGTGCTATCGCCTTGGTTTTTGCTCGCGATGTGAATGCAGTAAAACAAAAAGATGACACCACAGGCATTACCCCGATATTTGGTTATAAAAATACAAGCACTTCTGGCCTAAGTGTGATTACAAATGCCTCTCCAGATTTAGGGTCTTACACGGTTAACCAGCTGGTAGATATGGCTGATCGTAAGTCGGCCAATTACAACCCCTTAATTGCCTCCATAGTGAATGGTGCCGCCTGGAATCCAGCCCTATTTGTTTCTAATATTAACTTTGGCTCTAATACTGTCTTATCTATTGACTCAACCGCAGCCAATGCGATTGAGAAGAGGCGCAATAGCTTTAGCACCCCCTTATCTTTGTTGACCAATAATGTGGCCTCAACAATCTCTTCTTGGAAGGCTCAAGATAAAGCCAATATATCGGTTGCCACTCAATTGCAAAATCGCAAGGAGTCAGTTTCTGGCGTGAACTTGGATGAAGAGGCAGCTAATTTAGTGAAATTCCAGCAACTATATGGTGCCGCAAGTAAGGTAATGCAAACTGCTAATCAAATGTTTGCTACTTTGTTGTCAGCAATGAATGCTGCTTAATAAAGAGAGATATTTATGAGAATTAGTAGCAATCAAATTTTTGACGCAGGTGTGCAATCCATTCAGGACCATGCTAGTGAAGCAGTTAGATTTCAGACTCAGATTTCATCTGGTAAAAAATATACCCAAGCCTCAGAAAACCCACAGGCTGTTTCCTTGGGCTTAAAACTGTCATTTGATAAAGCGCAATATGACATGTTTAAAACCAATCAAGAGTTAATGACCAATCGTCTGGATAACATCACCTCACAGTTGTCATCCATCTATGGCGCAATGGCCTCTTTGAAGCAGGTGGTAGTTCAGGCCCAGGGTGCTTCTGGCCAAAGTGATTTAGCTGCTTTGGCGCAGAAGGCAAAAAGTTTAAGTGACTCAGTTCTTCAATTTACCGCTGCTAGCGACTCATCCGGTCAGCCAATTTTGAAGCCCCTGAAAGATCCAGCTACAACTCAAGCCTTCGATACTGCTCTTGGTCAAGTACAAATTGAACCTGGTATCACCATTTCAGAGGGCATTAGTTTGTCAGAGAGTATCGGCGTTTATGTGTCAATTGCAGATCCGATTAAATATCCAG
This genomic stretch from Polynucleobacter corsicus harbors:
- a CDS encoding flagellin codes for the protein MRISSNQIFDAGVQSIQDHASEAVRFQTQISSGKKYTQASENPQAVSLGLKLSFDKAQYDMFKTNQELMTNRLDNITSQLSSIYGAMASLKQVVVQAQGASGQSDLAALAQKAKSLSDSVLQFTAASDSSGQPILKPLKDPATTQAFDTALGQVQIEPGITISEGISLSESIGVYVSIADPIKYPGVYSPDASKPVAGYVNVLKAVKDISDALTSGNQPTSAQVAALDAAITQVKASQVKAGLNSKQVSSAQDSVGGKLTDLENARATLLDTDIAEASAGLARSQTLLQAAQSIFAKMQSSSLFEKL
- a CDS encoding flagellar basal body P-ring protein FlgI, with amino-acid sequence MKKILITFAALMLQLAIGNFAQAERIREIADFTGQRTNQLVGYGLVVGLDGTGDLTIQTPFTLQSIRQMLSAMGVTIPESDRYNNQTWLRNIAAVMVTADLPAYPKPGQKMDVTVSAMGSSRSLKGGTLVMTPMRGADGQVYAQAQGSLIISGHGVANLNAKQNNHLSAGRIPAGGLIEKGIPAEENNTFVELNLKNSDFSLMQRTTDAITRRFGANIAVPIDGRSMTVRTPENPVQRMNFLAALQELDIPLVADSAKVVLNSRTGSVVMNQGVRLGSFAAAHGNLSLRVEVRADQSRLLKQPPPFTGEATTFTSVDNLNIDRGSENALKFSGPSVSLEEVVKALNMLGATPQDLIAILQAMKSAGALKADIEVI
- a CDS encoding rod-binding protein, whose translation is MSTINSSSPWELGASTNKLATPVNAANYREKVEEAARGFETTLVRQMLREMRNSSFDPDKQKSINTGYTDMVDDQVAAMITKGDGLGFAKKMTEQLLRQADIAAQIKAKN
- the flgK gene encoding flagellar hook-associated protein FlgK, coding for MGVNNISIINSAYSALEVASAGMTVTSQNVAGSSIDGFTRRQSNSIISHRALNSWDFGNTAFSVEGFTRYTDRLLDAQLREQKSKSSFTASLLQTVKGLDTSMMDPSSSIAEAMSSFFNAAGTLASNTSSTTNIQDFAAKATQVATRISTFTETINLLGESTRLNLTAILDEANAIAPALARINLDILTGSVPGNATPAADVLDERDRLLTRLQDLLGGKTIIHTDGTATFQIGGMALVDGQVANHFVNTDVSTSAFNVQLQSENIDPRYSDGRKVNIGYLSTEGASLTTVTGSAYQSAAKTAFTGGQAGAAFTILTDFIPKIQRQVSAIALVFARDVNAVKQKDDTTGITPIFGYKNTSTSGLSVITNASPDLGSYTVNQLVDMADRKSANYNPLIASIVNGAAWNPALFVSNINFGSNTVLSIDSTAANAIEKRRNSFSTPLSLLTNNVASTISSWKAQDKANISVATQLQNRKESVSGVNLDEEAANLVKFQQLYGAASKVMQTANQMFATLLSAMNAA